The following proteins are encoded in a genomic region of Lactiplantibacillus plantarum:
- a CDS encoding prepilin peptidase, with protein MLTSSLFIIGLCLGSFVTCMAERISSGHILISTQRSRCPHCRHQLRFWQLIPLLGILLQRGQCYDCRTPISLRSSLIELLCGGLLVSSSASLSLTLPLLISYLVLIFNSLTDYLTFEVYPLTLLLPAGLGLWQQRPPLTISLYLVLALLVGLYLLARLTATFGLGDVDVLLMLVFIIPADTLLTCLAIAAVAALVGFIISAPRHRLPFVPFISWSFIMVTQLTGLA; from the coding sequence ATGTTAACCAGCAGTCTTTTTATTATTGGTCTCTGTCTGGGCTCATTCGTGACCTGTATGGCGGAACGCATCAGCAGCGGACACATACTCATTAGCACTCAACGATCACGGTGTCCACACTGTCGACATCAATTACGGTTCTGGCAACTGATACCATTACTCGGCATTCTGCTTCAACGGGGGCAGTGCTATGATTGTCGCACTCCTATCAGCCTCCGTTCCAGTCTAATTGAATTACTTTGTGGTGGTCTACTAGTTTCTAGCAGTGCGTCATTGTCATTGACGCTGCCACTGCTGATTAGTTACTTGGTATTGATTTTCAATAGTCTTACTGATTATCTCACTTTTGAAGTCTACCCGCTGACATTACTTCTTCCAGCCGGACTGGGCTTATGGCAACAACGGCCACCCCTGACGATCAGTCTCTACCTCGTACTTGCCTTACTAGTCGGGTTATACTTGCTGGCCCGGCTAACTGCCACCTTTGGTCTCGGCGATGTTGACGTTCTACTCATGCTTGTCTTCATCATTCCAGCCGACACACTGTTGACCTGTCTCGCCATTGCGGCCGTTGCCGCATTAGTTGGTTTTATCATCAGTGCCCCACGCCATCGCTTACCATTCGTGCCCTTCATCAGTTGGAGCTTCATCATGGTCACCCAACTCACGGGTCTCGCATAG
- the rpsL gene encoding 30S ribosomal protein S12 codes for MPTINQLIRKGRKSKVSKSNAPALNFGYNSYKKVATNNPAPQKRGVATRVGTMTPKKPNSALRKYARVRLSNLIEVTAYIPGIGHNLQEHSVVLIRGGRVKDLPGVRYHVIRGALDTAGVEDRRQSRSKYGTKKPKK; via the coding sequence ATGCCAACAATTAATCAATTAATTCGCAAAGGCCGTAAGTCTAAAGTATCAAAATCAAATGCCCCAGCGTTAAACTTTGGGTATAACAGTTACAAGAAGGTTGCAACTAATAACCCAGCGCCACAAAAGCGTGGGGTTGCTACTCGTGTCGGTACCATGACTCCTAAGAAGCCTAACTCGGCTTTACGGAAGTATGCCCGTGTACGTTTATCTAACTTAATCGAAGTTACAGCTTACATTCCTGGTATTGGTCATAACCTCCAAGAACATAGCGTTGTCTTAATTCGTGGTGGTCGTGTTAAGGATTTACCTGGTGTTCGTTACCATGTTATCCGTGGTGCTTTGGATACTGCTGGTGTCGAAGATCGTCGCCAAAGCC